The nucleotide sequence AACCTGCTTCCACAAGAGGTCTTGTACCTGCTACCTGCGCATTAAGTAAGCCAGCTAGCTTTTTTATAGGTTCCATATCCTTCTCAGATTTTACTGCTCTTCCAACAGATACTATAACTTCTGCATCTGCTATATTTTCTTCTACCTGTTTTTTTACAACCTTCAAAACTTCAATGTTAGAAGTTATATCTTTTAATGAGCATAAAGTTATCTTTCCTTTTTTTTCTTCACTTCTAACTGGAGCATTCATAACCTTATATCTTACCGTAGCCAATTGTGGTCTATTATTAGGATTTATTATTTGAGCCATTATATTACCACCAAAGGCTGGTCTTATTTGAACTAAATCTGTATTTTCCTTCATATCAAGTATAGTACAATCTGCTGTTAATCCCGTTCTGAATCTAGCAGCTATTCTTGGTGCCAAGGATCTTCCAACCGTTGTTGCTCCTACTAATATGGTTGAAGGCTTATTCTTATTTATAAAATCTTCAAAAGCCTTTGTGTAAGGCTCTATTCTAAAATATTTAAGAGCTGCATCATCATAAACAAACACCTCGTCCACACCATAATGAAGCAATTCTTCAGCCTTATCCTTGATATTTTGTCCAATAAATACTGCATATACTGGATGATTTATTTTAGCTGCAAGTTCTCTAGCCTTACCTATAAGTTCATAGGTTACTGGATGTATATCTCCATCTACATGATCAACATATACAGCAACACCTCTCCAAAGGCTTTTATCTATAAGAACCTTCTTCTCCTCTATAAATTCAACAACTCCAGAAGGACCTTTTTTAACACATAGTCTGCACATTTTACAGGCAGCTGAAATCTGAACCTTATCTCCAACTCTTTCCATTGCTCCGAAAGGACAAATTTTAACAAGCTGATCTATAACCTGTTCATTTAATTTATTCTCGTTAATAACTAACTTTCCCATTATATTCCCTTCTCCCTAAACAAATTTCATTTCCTTTAATTTTTTAAACAATTTATCAGAAAGCTCTTTACCTGATCCATCCCACATCTCTTTATGCAAATTTGACTCTGGTGGAAATATTCTCTCTACTTGAGTTGGAGAGCCATTTAATCCATACATATTTTCATTCTTATCTTGAAAGTCATTTAATCCATATACCTTTATTTCTCTATCCTTCGTTTCTATTTTCTTTTTGTAAGAAG is from Clostridium acetobutylicum ATCC 824 and encodes:
- a CDS encoding FAD-binding protein; protein product: MGKLVINENKLNEQVIDQLVKICPFGAMERVGDKVQISAACKMCRLCVKKGPSGVVEFIEEKKVLIDKSLWRGVAVYVDHVDGDIHPVTYELIGKARELAAKINHPVYAVFIGQNIKDKAEELLHYGVDEVFVYDDAALKYFRIEPYTKAFEDFINKNKPSTILVGATTVGRSLAPRIAARFRTGLTADCTILDMKENTDLVQIRPAFGGNIMAQIINPNNRPQLATVRYKVMNAPVRSEEKKGKITLCSLKDITSNIEVLKVVKKQVEENIADAEVIVSVGRAVKSEKDMEPIKKLAGLLNAQVAGTRPLVEAGLIDAKKQIGLSGRTVKPKLIFAIGISGAVQYTAGMNNSDCIIAINSDANAPIFNVAHYGIVGDLYEIVPELIKKIKVS